A stretch of the Massilia varians genome encodes the following:
- a CDS encoding GGDEF domain-containing protein, whose protein sequence is MTNLDATTMVLVLALGNLALCALLTFFDHGPVRQGFAQTALSAWALAKQVQAGAWTLLALGGAGVVPEALALPGGYALLFAGVALEGGASWQEAGRDGWRRPTLAAGGAAILVFLLCYLVDEHGLRSLAASLLLGALYLNCAAALAAGWREASLLQRFLALATAVLALLVAARGLSVLLLPGGWRWLSSELLRQLSSAALYLLMLANAFGVLLLARERLGRELARLEVVDPLTGVPNRRGFFHALAPWMALARRPGLPTALVVLDLDQFKRVNDGYGHPAGDAVLRHVVELCKRQLRDSDLVGRLVGVEFAILLPRTNLDEALLVAERIRAAIASSPVKSERAMIAMTASFGVTVIRPEDSTVTLFQRADDALRAAKQAGRNRVSQANGAPVEA, encoded by the coding sequence ATGACGAACCTGGACGCGACCACGATGGTGCTGGTGCTGGCCCTGGGCAACCTGGCCCTGTGCGCGCTGCTGACCTTCTTCGACCACGGCCCCGTACGCCAGGGTTTCGCCCAGACCGCGCTCAGCGCATGGGCGCTGGCCAAGCAGGTGCAGGCCGGCGCCTGGACCCTGCTGGCGCTGGGCGGGGCCGGCGTGGTGCCCGAAGCGCTGGCGCTGCCGGGCGGCTATGCGCTGCTGTTCGCCGGCGTCGCCCTCGAGGGCGGCGCGTCCTGGCAGGAAGCGGGCCGCGACGGCTGGCGCCGCCCGACGCTGGCGGCGGGCGGGGCGGCGATCCTGGTCTTCCTCCTGTGCTACCTGGTCGACGAGCATGGACTTCGCAGCCTGGCCGCGTCGCTGCTGCTCGGCGCCCTCTACCTGAACTGTGCGGCGGCGCTGGCCGCCGGCTGGCGCGAGGCCAGCCTGCTGCAGCGCTTCCTGGCCCTGGCCACCGCCGTGCTGGCGCTGCTGGTGGCGGCGCGCGGCCTGTCGGTGCTGCTGCTGCCGGGCGGCTGGCGCTGGCTCTCGAGCGAGCTGCTGCGCCAGCTCTCCAGCGCCGCGCTGTATCTCCTGATGCTGGCCAATGCCTTCGGCGTGCTGCTGCTGGCACGCGAGCGCCTGGGGCGCGAACTGGCGCGCCTCGAGGTGGTGGACCCGCTCACCGGCGTGCCGAACCGGCGCGGCTTCTTCCACGCATTGGCGCCCTGGATGGCGCTGGCGCGCCGCCCCGGTCTGCCGACCGCCCTGGTGGTGCTCGACCTCGACCAGTTCAAGCGCGTCAACGACGGCTACGGCCATCCAGCCGGCGACGCCGTGCTGCGCCACGTGGTGGAACTGTGCAAGCGCCAGCTGCGCGACTCCGACCTGGTGGGGCGCCTGGTGGGTGTGGAGTTCGCCATCCTGCTGCCGCGCACCAACCTCGACGAAGCCCTGCTCGTGGCCGAGCGCATCCGCGCGGCGATCGCCAGTTCGCCGGTCAAGAGCGAGCGCGCGATGATCGCCATGACGGCCAGCTTCGGCGTCACCGTGATCCGTCCCGAAGACAGCACCGTGACCCTGTTCCAGCGTGCCGACGACGCCCTGCGCGCCGCCAAACAGGCCGGGCGCAACCGGGTCAGCCAGGCGAACGGCGCGCCCGTCGAGGCCTGA
- a CDS encoding transferase spermidine synthase: MSAAPDQPPPLPPPIVSTRGDRRTLEFTPGDIQSEMRLSRPDALVLPYARAMMCFALLAPRPRHILMVGLGGGSLVKFCHRHFPHARITVLEVRADVIALRTQFQVPPDDARLCVLHCDAADWLARAGTGEADVLLVDGFDAAGLPPALASASFYAHCRRALRPGGVLAANIFTYDPGYVTAVQRLQAAFDGQVCWLSGIAGNNQILLAQRAAHGKAAPGRTLRFLRDTMRNRGLGAALPNRLLARLLLAWLSWRPHPG; encoded by the coding sequence ATGTCCGCAGCGCCCGACCAGCCGCCCCCGCTTCCTCCGCCGATCGTCTCCACCCGGGGCGACCGCCGCACGCTCGAGTTCACCCCGGGCGACATCCAGAGCGAAATGCGGCTGTCGCGCCCGGACGCCCTGGTGCTGCCCTATGCGCGCGCCATGATGTGCTTCGCCCTGCTGGCGCCGCGCCCGCGCCACATCCTCATGGTGGGCCTGGGGGGCGGTTCGCTGGTGAAGTTCTGCCACCGCCACTTCCCACACGCGCGCATCACGGTGCTCGAAGTACGTGCCGACGTGATCGCCCTGCGCACGCAGTTCCAGGTCCCGCCCGACGACGCGCGGCTGTGCGTGCTGCATTGCGATGCCGCCGACTGGCTGGCGCGGGCCGGCACCGGCGAGGCCGACGTGCTGCTGGTCGACGGCTTCGACGCCGCCGGACTGCCCCCGGCGCTGGCCAGCGCCAGCTTCTATGCGCATTGCCGGCGCGCGCTGCGGCCCGGCGGCGTGCTGGCGGCAAACATCTTTACCTACGACCCCGGCTATGTGACCGCGGTGCAACGCCTGCAGGCGGCCTTCGATGGCCAGGTCTGTTGGCTGTCCGGCATCGCCGGCAACAACCAGATCCTGCTTGCCCAGCGCGCGGCGCATGGCAAGGCCGCGCCGGGCCGCACCCTGCGTTTTCTGCGCGACACCATGCGCAACCGCGGGCTCGGGGCCGCCCTCCCCAATCGCCTGCTGGCGCGCCTGCTCCTGGCGTGGCTGTCATGGCGGCCCCATCCGGGATGA